A region of the Armatimonadota bacterium genome:
AAGGTGTCTGGCGGCAGCGGACCCGAACGAGAGCATTGTGCGCAAGGCCTATTCGCTTCTGGCCGTATCCCTCTCAGAACTCGGCAAGAAGGACGAGGCCCTCGCCACAGTAAGGAAGGGGCTTGAGATCGTTCCGGAAGATCCCGAGCTTCACTTCCGCGCGGGTTACCTGCTCAGCGACGAGGGCCGTCTCGAGGAAGCGCTCAGTCACTACGAGCAGGTGACCAAGGCCGACGTCGATGGCTTCTTTTCCAGCATCGACATGGGCATCATCACCTACAAGACGTACTTCAACATGGGCAATATCTGCCGTAATCTGGGCAGGTTCGATGAGGCCAAGCACTGGTTCTGGACCTCGATCAAAAAGGCGCCTCAGTTCCTGCCGTCCGCCTTTTCGCTCTTTGACTCCTGCATCGAGCACGGGGACTTGGATACCGCATTCTTTGTCCTTGAGAAGGTCCAGCAGGTCGAAGGCAGAAGCGAGAACTGGGCCAAGATGGTGGACCGCCACGCTGAGGCCGCCGGAGGGCAAGAGGCGTCCTTGAAGGTGCTTCGCCAGCTCTCGGATGGTAGCCCCGAATCCCGATCACTCAGACTGGTGCTCGCCCGAAAGCTCCTGGCTAAGGGAAAAGAGGAGGAAGCCGTGCCGGTCCTTGTGGAGCTGGCGGAAGCCGGCAGCGCCGAGGCCAACTACCTCCTTGGCGTTCACCACATCCGGCTAGGAGCATTTGACAAAGCCTTGGGACTCATGCGCCAGGCCCTGGTTCTGAACCCAGCCCATGAAGCGACCAAGGAGCAGATCGTGAACCTGGAGCGGCTGATAGGGGAGCAGGGCAAAGGCAAGTGATATAACTTAGGGCCAACTCTTCACAGCAATGTGGAAAACTCGCTGCTCATCATAACAATACTGGAGTATTATCAGGTCGTCGTACCTTTGAAGGTATGCGAGGGGATATAGGGAGTCCGCAGGTGTTTGGACCGATTGCCGCCGATCACATCTCAAGCCCCCGCAACGCCGGGAGCCTGGAGGACGCCACGCACTTTGGACAGTGCGGCATCCCCGGCGAAGGACCCTACGTGCAGGTGTGGCTGAGAGTCGAGGATGGCAGGATCGTCCGTGCCAGCCAGCAAACGAACGGCTGTCCCGCTCAGATCGCCTCGGCGAGCGTCACCTCGCAGCTTCTGGTCGGGCGCACCCTAGAGCAGGCCAGACTGATCGAGCCAAATGACATCCTCCTCATTTTGGGAGGGCTTCCTGACGGCAAGGACCACTGTCCAGAGATGGCGGTTTCGGCGTTAAGAAAGGCGCTTGGGGGAGATGCTCAGTGATTGGAGCAGAAGCGAGAGGCATAGCGAGAGCGGAATCGCCGAAGAGACAGGCATCCGCATTCAGGCTGGCTGCAAACCGAGGACGCCTCTGGATTTCAGAGAGCCTCAAGAACGTTTTGGGCCTTCGGCGGCGTTCAAACCAACCCGAGAAAGCAGCAACGGCCTGGGTCTATCGCACAAGCGCGCCCTCCGAGCCTTACTTCTTTTCAGGCAGCGGTTCAAGCCGGCAATTTCTGGCAGGAACGGGTTGGGTCCTGACAGAGCACGAGATTTCGAAGTTAAGGAGGCGAAAATGAACTGTTTCAATGGTGCTTGCTGGGGAGGCATGGCACAAGGCGCCCCAGGAGCCAGGGGCTGGTACTCAATTTATGGTGGTGGGCTCCTTTATCCGGTCGGGGCTGACGGAGGCACTTGCTCTGGTCCTGGTGGTGGTGGCGGTGGCAGTGTTTGTAGCGGCTCGGTTGCCGGCAATCTTCCAAGCCCACTGAATGCTTTCTATTCGCCGAGCGGAACTGACATGTCGATGCCCACTTCATGCTGGCCGATTGAATAACGAATCAGACTGACCTTTTCCTTGTGTCGCTATGAGTCGAAACTCCCATCAACTCGTTAACTCAACTCAAGGCTCCCTTGCCTATGAGTATCAGCCCGCGTCTGCCGAGAACCTCGGAGTCCGGCAGGATCCGGTTCTCACCCACCCGCACCGCCCGATTCCCAACCCAGCAACCGGAGAGCTTCAGATCGATCCAGAAATTGTCCTCAAAGCCAAGAGCTTCGGAATCTCGATCGACTTCTTCTATGGCAGCTTTTCAGGGAACGATGGACCCTATGGGAAAGGCCGCTCGGCCAGCGTCAATGCGTATGTGCAGTCGCAGACCGATGGCGTCGCCGTGACGATTATGCGTGGAAACGAGACGGCACTTGGGTTCAACAAGGTCGGAACCTCTGGGGGAATCACCACCTACTCGTATAACACTCAGTTCCTCAATGGGGGCACGACGCTCATCTACGACGGAACCAAGTTCACCGAGGAGTTTGCCGACGGCGTCAAGATGGTGTACCAGAACCAAACGGGGAGCGGAAGCAAGCATGAGCTTATCAAGATCGTGCAGCCCGCCGGTCCGGTGCTATCGTACATCTATGGCTCTGGGGTTGAATCCGGCTTGCTGAAGACGATCCAAACGCCAGACGGAAAGCTGGTTACGCTCAACTACGCTGCCAGCACGGGGACCTCCCTCTTGGATTCGGTGCAAGACTGGTCAGGACGCCGGTGGACGTTCCAGTATGACGCCCAGCGCTACTTGACAACAATGGTCACCCCCATGGGGTGCACAACGAAGTATGTCTATTCGCTCGCAGGTACCGGCAGCACAACCATGGTCCACGCCATCGAGGACCCTCGCGGCTACCGAACGACCTACATGTACGATTCGAATCGACGAGTCGTCTCCATGGCTGCCGGAACCGGGATTTGGACCTACCAATACGGCGGCGCCTTTCCCGCC
Encoded here:
- a CDS encoding iron-sulfur cluster assembly scaffold protein; this encodes MFGPIAADHISSPRNAGSLEDATHFGQCGIPGEGPYVQVWLRVEDGRIVRASQQTNGCPAQIASASVTSQLLVGRTLEQARLIEPNDILLILGGLPDGKDHCPEMAVSALRKALGGDAQ